The following coding sequences are from one Candidatus Spechtbacterales bacterium window:
- a CDS encoding ASCH domain-containing protein: MINYRQLLKEVLMPDEMREAMYGLLIAGDKDREMILSGEKTVSIRTGFRRYKPDTTIMLGCHWKSWAVLATVTKVRYCILKDVTPEEVRKEGFGNLNELFSDLKQYYSDINWESQVTVIEWADVQGTLVE; the protein is encoded by the coding sequence ATGATAAATTATCGGCAGCTCTTAAAGGAGGTTCTAATGCCCGATGAGATGAGAGAAGCTATGTACGGCCTTTTGATAGCTGGCGATAAGGATCGCGAAATGATTCTGTCCGGTGAAAAAACCGTTTCCATAAGAACAGGATTTAGGCGTTATAAGCCGGATACAACCATTATGCTCGGCTGTCACTGGAAGTCATGGGCTGTATTAGCTACAGTAACGAAGGTACGTTACTGCATCTTAAAAGATGTGACACCTGAAGAGGTGAGAAAAGAAGGTTTTGGCAACCTGAACGAACTTTTTAGTGATCTAAAGCAGTATTATTCGGATATTAACTGGGAATCACAGGTTACAGTTATAGAGTGGGCAGATGTCCAGGGCACATTAGTGGAATGA
- a CDS encoding HNH endonuclease signature motif containing protein — protein MSKPRKWNNDQLRVAVEESFSVRQVIQRLGLKPAGGNYDQINKYIKELGLNTLHFTGRGWNVGLKFRMNPPKPIEEILVKNSTYQSYKLKKRLFSEGLKKTKCELCGWAQRSVDGRIPVELDHINGDKNDNRLKNLRILCPNCHSLQPTHRALNSGKNKQRGRGGTRYTRET, from the coding sequence ATGAGCAAGCCACGAAAATGGAATAATGATCAATTACGCGTTGCGGTTGAAGAATCTTTTAGTGTAAGGCAGGTGATACAACGCTTGGGCCTTAAGCCTGCAGGAGGAAATTATGATCAAATAAATAAATATATTAAAGAGTTGGGGTTAAATACCTTGCACTTTACAGGACGAGGATGGAATGTGGGATTAAAGTTTAGGATGAATCCCCCGAAGCCAATAGAAGAAATTTTGGTTAAAAATAGCACTTATCAAAGTTACAAATTAAAGAAGAGATTATTTTCTGAAGGATTGAAAAAAACGAAGTGTGAGTTATGCGGGTGGGCGCAAAGATCCGTAGATGGGCGCATTCCTGTTGAATTAGACCATATTAATGGTGATAAAAATGATAATAGATTGAAGAATTTAAGGATTTTATGCCCCAATTGCCACAGTTTACAACCAACACATCGAGCATTAAATAGTGGCAAAAATAAACAAAGGGGACGTGGCGGAACTAGGTATACGCGCGAAACTTAA